ACGGATGCACAAAAAGAATCACTCAGAGTTTTAGTATCAGCACTCAAAAAGGACATGCCGAACTACGTAGCGACAAAAGGGCACTCAGAGTTCCCTGGCTACTCGTGGAAGGCTTGTCCTTGTTTTGATTATAAGAGCGTCCTAAGTGCGGTGACACAGCCGCAAATGCCCGATAGTAAGAAGGCTAACGAGCTACACTATTGGGCTAAGTTGCTACATCGAGACGGACTCGAAGGCTCGGGCTTGTGGGGTTACAACAACCTACGAGCCTTTTTTAATGCGACTGGACGCAATGCCAAAAAGCTATATGACCCTAACCAAGTGGCTTATTTAAAAACACTTGAAAAGCAGGGCGGAGGCACAGCAGCATGGGCAAAAAAAGAGCTTCAAAAGTACATCGACACTAACCAAATACTTTATGCAGCTACCTTGTTGCATGAAGGAAATGAAGGTCAAAAAACATGGGCATTTAAAGCCCTGCCAAACTACTTGTAAAGGATGAAAAATATGAACGAATTATTAAACCAACTTATTGATTTTACAGGCGTGGAAGGCGCATACGCATCGTTTATCGCAATCGTCACGACTCTAGCTGTACAAGCGATCAAGAAGACCGTAAGTGTGCCAAAGAACTACGTTCCGTCATTGTCGCTGATTGTAGGTCTTGTGCTTGCTGTGCTGTCGTTTCCGTTTACTGATCTCGATTTGTCTGTGAGGTTATGGGTAGGCGCGATCGCAGGACTAGCAGGTACGGGGCTGTTTGAGGTTGTAAATAAGCGTGAGGGCAAAACTAAATAAGCATATAAAAAGCGCTCAACCGTTATGGCTGGGCACTTTTTCTGTGATGTATTCTTTTATGTATTCAATCATATTTTTATAGTGATATACCAGAGATTCTTCCTCCTCAACCTCTAATGATTCATGAAAACTAGACCGTTGTAGTTGCTCATCAATTTTAAATATCTCGTTTGTTACCTCTTGCGACATTAGATGAAGGTTTTCAAATATTATTGGGCGTATGTTTTTTTGGTAGCTTTCTACTTTAAATTTTGGGGCACCGTGGAACTGGTAATGAATCACTGTATGATGCTCCTTATAATCAATCATTAGAACTTGATTAAA
The genomic region above belongs to Litoribacterium kuwaitense and contains:
- a CDS encoding holin; translated protein: MNELLNQLIDFTGVEGAYASFIAIVTTLAVQAIKKTVSVPKNYVPSLSLIVGLVLAVLSFPFTDLDLSVRLWVGAIAGLAGTGLFEVVNKREGKTK
- a CDS encoding peptidoglycan recognition protein family protein — protein: IAIHHSLTLSGSAEAFANYHVNTHDWPGIGYHFVIEKNGTVVWCHNPGTLSYHVGNSNKHAIGICLTGDFRVQEPTDAQKESLRVLVSALKKDMPNYVATKGHSEFPGYSWKACPCFDYKSVLSAVTQPQMPDSKKANELHYWAKLLHRDGLEGSGLWGYNNLRAFFNATGRNAKKLYDPNQVAYLKTLEKQGGGTAAWAKKELQKYIDTNQILYAATLLHEGNEGQKTWAFKALPNYL